One Myripristis murdjan chromosome 17, fMyrMur1.1, whole genome shotgun sequence DNA segment encodes these proteins:
- the LOC115374823 gene encoding scavenger receptor cysteine-rich type 1 protein M160-like yields the protein MDVMLVLFMLLCSSGLQAEGKHNSAEPDDVRLVGGASRCAGTLEIKHQGDWRPGDDMYFDWTLKTAAVVCRQLGCGSAVSTDRREDSSDRSVWWIRPDCHQLGSTLRECVETRSDASSSNLQIVCSESVRLVNGNSLCSGRVEVKSNQSWTSVCEADFDQQDAEVVCRELGCGAPSVFQGALYGEAEAPMWTREFQCEGSESVLLDCGSSGTVRNKCSPGDAVGLTCSEPGDVRLAGGASNCSGRLEVEYHGDWRPAYDWYWNLKAAAAVCRQLDCGSAASTDRREDSSDRSVFWVSPDCLQSGSTLRECLALRPDTSSSSLQITCSESVRLVNGNSLCSGRVEVKSNQSWSSVCEADFDQQDAEVVCRELGCGAPSVFQGALYGEAEASVWTREFQCEGSESVLLDCGTSGTVRNTCSPGDAVGLTCSEPDDVRLVGASRCAGRLEVKHQGDWRPVDDSHYEWILKAVDAVCRKLGCGVAVSTERKKDSSVKSVWWIRPNCHQTGSTLRECVETKSESSSFSLQITCSESVRLVNGNSLCSGRVEVKSNQSWSSVCEADFDQQDAEVVCRELSCGAPSVFQGALYGEAEASAWTKEFQCEGSESVLQKCRRSGTVRNTCSPGDAVGLTCSEPDDVRLGGGRGRCAGTVEVKHQADWRPVYDRYFDWNLKAAAVVCRQLDCGSAVSTERREDSTEQTVLDVGARCDGSHSALRECVVKMNLHDTFSRLEVICSDLLGQPIISLSSSVDGGLQVLRGSSFSISCSIQSHYPGGSFQLTLTSSNTTHTHTLPAVNYTAHFLFPAAEPTHQGRYICVYHINISSHHFSSESQPLSLTVSGNLSLKLKPAAHVTVLTDGDASAADFIIRLVVLPVVMVSLTTALYFYCKVRPPRGGSQEETRALSRIMIALIGPVLKVCRGKRQ from the exons GACTCCAGGCTGAAGGAAAACACAATTCAGCAG AGCCTGATGATGTCAGGTTGGTGGGAGGAGCCAGCCGCTGTGCTGGTACACTGGAGATCAAACACCAAGGAGACTGGAGACCAGGTGATGACATGTACTTTGACTGGACCCTGAAGACAGCAGCTGTAGTGTGCAGACAGCTGGGCTGTGGCTCTGCAGTTTctacagacaggagagaggattCCTCAGACAGATCTGTGTGGTGGATCAGACCTGACTGCCATCAACTTGGATCTACTCTGAGGGAGTGTGTAGAGACCAGGTCTGATGCTTCCTCTTCCAACCTGCAAATCGTCTGCTCAG aGTCTGTGAGGCTGGTGAATGGAAATAGTTTGTGCTcaggcagagtggaggtgaAGTCTAACCAGTCATGGACctcagtgtgtgaagctgaCTTTGACCAGCAGGATGCAGAGGTGGTCTGTAGGGAGCTTGGCTGTGGTGCTCCTTCAGTCTTCCAGGGGGCGCTCTATGGAGAAGCAGAGGCTCCAATGTGGACCAGAGAGTTCCAGTGTGAAGGCAGTGAGTCCGTTCTCCTGGACTGTGGAAGCTCGGGCACAGTTAGAAACAAGTGCTCACCTGGTGACGCTGTTGgactcacctgctcag AGCCTGGTGATGTTAGGTTGGCAGGTGGAGCCAGCAACTGTTCTGGAAGATTGGAGGTGGAATACCATGGAGACTGGAGACCAGCGTATGACTGGTACTGgaacctgaaggcagcagctgcagtgtgcagaCAGCTGGACTGTGGCTCTGCAGCTTCTACAGACAGAAGAGAGGATTCCTCAGACAGATCTGTGTTCTGGGTCAGTCCTGACTGTCTTCAGTCTGGATCTACATTGAGGGAGTGTTTAGCATTAAGGCCTGATACTTCTTCTTCCAGCCTGCAGATCACCTGCTCAG agTCTGTAAGGCTGGTGAATGGAAATAGTTTGTGCTcaggcagagtggaggtgaAGTCTAACCAGTCGTGGTCctcagtgtgtgaagctgaCTTTGACCAGCAGGATGCAGAGGTGGTCTGTAGGGAGCTTGGCTGTGGTGCTCCTTCAGTCTTCCAGGGGGCGCTCTATGGAGAAGCAGAGGCTTCAGTGTGGACCAGAGAGTTCCAGTGTGAAGGCAGTGAGTCCGTTCTCCTGGACTGTGGAACCTCGGGCACAGTTCgaaacacctgctcacctggcGACGCTGTTGgactcacctgctcag AGCCTGATGATGTCAGGTTGGTGGGAGCCAGCCGCTGTGCTGGGAGACTGGAGGTGAAACACCAGGGAGACTGGAGACCGGTGGATGACTCACACTATGAATGGATCCTGAAAGCAGTAGATGCAGTGTGCAGAAAACTGGGCTGTGGCGTTGCAGTTtctacagagaggaagaaggattCTTCAGTCAAATCTGTGTGGTGGATCAGACCTAACTGTCATCAGACTGGATCTACACTGAGGGAGTGTGTAGAAACCAAGTCTGAGTCTTCTTCTTTCAGTTTGCAGATCACCTGCTCAG aatCTGTGAGGCTGGTGAATGGAAATAGTTTGTGCTCAGGCAGAGTGGAAGTGAAGTCTAACCAGTCGTGGTCctcagtgtgtgaagctgaCTTTGACCAGCAGGATGCAGAGGTGGTCTGCAGGGAGCTTAGCTGTGGTGCTCCTTCAGTCTTCCAGGGGGCGCTCTATGGAGAAGCAGAGGCTTCAGCGTGGACCAAAGAGTTCCAGTGTGAAGGCAGTGAGTCCGTTCTCCAGAAATGTAGAAGGTCTGGCACAGTTAgaaacacctgctcacctggcGACGCTGTTGgactcacctgctcag AGCCTGATGATGTCAGATTGGGGGGAGGACGCGGCCGCTGTGCTGGTACAGTGGAGGTGAAACACCAGGCAGACTGGAGACCAGTGTATGACCGATACTTTGACTGGAACCTGAAGGCAGCCGCTGTAGTGTGCAGACAGCTGGATTGTGGCTCTGCTGTTTctacagagaggagagaggattcTACAGAACAAACTGTCTTGGATGTTGGGGCTCGCTGTGATGGTTCTCACTCTGCACTGAGAGAGTGTGTTGTAAAGATGAATTTACATGATACCTTTTCCAGGTTGGAGGTGATCTGCTCAG ATCTGCTGGGTCAGCCAATCATCTCCTTGTCTTCTTCTGTGGATGGGGGTCTTCAGGTGCTCAGGGGCTCCAGCTTCAGCATCAGCTGCTCCATCCAGTCGCATTACCCAGGAGGCTCCTTCCAGCTCACATTAACCTCctccaacacaacacacacccacaccctgcCGGCTGTCAATTACACTGCACACTTCCTATTTCCCGCTGCAGAGCCCACCCACCAAGGGAGATACATCTGTGTTTATCACATCAATATTTCTTCTCATCACTTCTCCTCTGAGAgccagcccctctctctcactgtctcagGTAACCTGAGTCTGAAGCTGAAGCCAGCAGCACATGTGACAGTGTTAACAGACGGGGATG CGTCTGCAGCTGATTTCATCATCAGGCTGGTTGTCCTGCCTGTGGTTATGGTGTCGCTTACCACTGCcctctacttctactgcaaGGTACG